One window from the genome of Gimesia aquarii encodes:
- a CDS encoding ABC transporter permease: MNDSPAPVSETTSASRSVSGNLMSSLLQYVGLLGVLALLVLIFSLMSQNFLSQQTLITIANQIPDLTVIAVGMTLVLIIGGIDLSVGSLLALSSAVLGVLMVNYGWPLWAAVPICLGVGAFCGVLNGVISVKASIPSFIVTLGMLEMARGSAYLMTDSQTKYIGSSIEWIGVPMKGLAFSPAFLLSLVIVAAGQYLLTRTVFGRYCIAIGTNVEAVRMSGIRTAPYSITVFTISGLMCGLAGIMQTSRLSTADPNAAVGLELAAIAACVIGGTSLMGGRGSVINTFFGVLIIAVLQTGLAQVGASDPIKRVITGAVIIVAVLLDAARQRWKRRG, translated from the coding sequence ATGAACGACTCCCCTGCCCCTGTTTCCGAGACGACTTCTGCTTCACGCTCTGTCAGCGGAAACCTGATGTCTTCGCTCCTGCAATACGTGGGATTGCTGGGTGTGCTGGCGCTGTTGGTTCTGATCTTCAGTCTGATGAGCCAGAATTTTCTGTCGCAGCAGACTTTGATCACGATTGCCAATCAAATTCCTGACCTGACAGTGATTGCCGTTGGGATGACGCTGGTACTGATTATCGGTGGCATTGATTTGTCGGTGGGTTCGCTGTTGGCACTCTCTTCAGCCGTATTGGGGGTGTTGATGGTTAACTATGGCTGGCCGCTTTGGGCGGCGGTTCCCATCTGTCTGGGAGTGGGGGCGTTTTGTGGCGTGTTGAATGGTGTGATCAGCGTGAAAGCGAGTATCCCATCGTTCATCGTTACATTGGGCATGCTGGAAATGGCACGCGGCAGTGCCTATCTGATGACAGATTCACAGACAAAATACATTGGCTCTTCGATTGAATGGATTGGCGTGCCAATGAAGGGCCTCGCATTCTCTCCTGCGTTTCTGTTATCGCTGGTCATCGTTGCGGCGGGACAATATTTGCTCACACGGACTGTGTTTGGCAGATACTGCATCGCCATTGGCACAAACGTGGAAGCAGTGCGCATGTCGGGCATCCGCACAGCTCCCTACTCAATCACCGTGTTCACAATCAGCGGTTTGATGTGTGGTTTAGCTGGCATCATGCAAACTTCCAGACTTTCCACTGCCGACCCCAACGCCGCCGTCGGATTAGAACTGGCGGCCATCGCAGCCTGTGTGATCGGCGGTACCAGCCTGATGGGCGGTCGCGGTTCGGTGATCAATACGTTCTTCGGTGTGCTAATCATCGCCGTCCTGCAAACAGGGCTGGCTCAGGTTGGGGCTTCGGATCCGATTAAACGTGTGATTACGGGAGCGGTGATCATTGTCGCGGTGTTACTGGACGCCGCTCGACAGCGGTGGAAGCGGCGTGGGTGA
- a CDS encoding sugar ABC transporter ATP-binding protein, producing MNGESQPLRLTVRGLCKDYVVRVLDNVQFELKAGEIHALLGANGAGKSTLCRIIAGLTLATSGSMTLNGELYNPRDKRSAESLGVQIVQQELNLIPTLTVAENLLLGRFPQRCGIVNRKLLHAHARVALDRFGLNDIDTNQMAGSLGVGQQQMLEIAAALDRNCQVLILDEPTAALSAGETERLFTRLSELRKNGVGIIYISHRLDEIAQIADRLTVLRDGKYVNTHKVDEFKPIERVIDLMTGETGTAQHAIQNHRSYATNQEMIRVSGLGRASVVQNVNFSVKAGERYGIAGLVGSGRTELLRLIFGADRADSGEIFLRGESSAYQFDHPHTAVSQRLAMVTEDRKQNGLLLSQSIRVNTTLSSMDLLAGSVGIINRSQERKLVEAQRDTMQIHARNIEQTVSTLSGGNQQKVTVAKWLLKDADVFLFDEPTRGIDVAARRKIHQLFDKLAKQGKALIIVSSDLEELFETCDRIGVMSAGKLVSEYTRETWSYDAIMQDCFSGYTQPETHLVPGSNV from the coding sequence ATGAATGGTGAGTCGCAGCCGCTCCGTCTTACCGTCCGCGGACTGTGCAAGGATTACGTTGTACGGGTATTGGATAACGTGCAGTTTGAACTCAAAGCAGGTGAAATCCACGCGCTGCTGGGAGCCAATGGTGCGGGCAAAAGTACGCTCTGTCGGATTATCGCCGGTTTGACGCTAGCAACTTCGGGCAGCATGACTCTGAACGGCGAGTTGTACAATCCCCGCGATAAACGCTCTGCCGAGTCGTTGGGTGTCCAGATTGTACAACAGGAACTGAATCTGATTCCGACGTTGACTGTCGCTGAAAATCTATTACTGGGACGCTTTCCACAGCGGTGTGGGATCGTCAATCGAAAGTTACTCCATGCACATGCACGAGTGGCTTTGGATCGATTCGGGTTAAACGATATCGACACCAATCAAATGGCGGGTAGCCTCGGTGTTGGCCAGCAACAGATGCTGGAAATCGCAGCGGCCCTGGATCGGAATTGTCAGGTGTTGATTCTGGATGAACCGACGGCGGCATTGAGTGCTGGTGAAACCGAGCGGCTGTTTACGCGGCTCTCTGAACTGAGAAAGAATGGTGTTGGTATTATTTATATCAGTCATCGGCTGGATGAAATCGCTCAGATTGCCGACCGTCTGACTGTGTTGCGAGATGGCAAATATGTAAACACTCATAAGGTGGATGAGTTCAAACCGATCGAACGAGTGATTGATCTCATGACGGGAGAAACAGGGACGGCGCAGCACGCAATTCAGAATCATCGGTCTTATGCAACGAACCAGGAAATGATTCGTGTTTCCGGATTGGGGCGCGCGTCCGTGGTTCAAAATGTGAATTTTTCAGTCAAAGCGGGCGAACGTTATGGAATCGCCGGTCTGGTGGGATCGGGGCGTACTGAACTGTTACGGTTGATATTTGGGGCTGACCGAGCGGACAGCGGAGAAATTTTTTTACGGGGGGAATCATCGGCTTATCAGTTTGACCATCCTCATACAGCAGTCTCACAACGACTGGCAATGGTAACAGAAGATCGCAAGCAAAACGGGTTGTTACTTTCACAATCGATTCGGGTGAATACGACACTCTCCAGCATGGATTTGCTGGCTGGTTCCGTTGGTATCATCAATCGAAGCCAGGAAAGAAAGCTCGTCGAAGCACAGCGGGACACGATGCAAATTCACGCCCGCAATATTGAGCAAACTGTGAGTACGCTGAGTGGTGGCAATCAACAAAAGGTGACCGTGGCAAAGTGGTTGTTAAAAGACGCCGACGTGTTTCTGTTTGATGAACCGACTCGCGGCATTGATGTGGCAGCCCGCAGAAAGATTCATCAGCTATTCGACAAGCTTGCTAAACAAGGTAAGGCACTCATTATTGTAAGCAGTGATCTGGAAGAACTGTTCGAGACCTGTGATCGCATCGGCGTGATGTCGGCGGGGAAACTGGTTTCAGAATATACCCGCGAAACATGGTCCTACGACGCGATCATGCAAGATTGCTTTTCAGGATACACACAACCAGAGACTCATCTTGTTCCAGGATCAAACGTATGA
- a CDS encoding glycoside hydrolase family protein: MKRLLALCLSLLIIITSSISFAAEPINIGSQLELMVDDTLIESRSPETRFVLHHPIPQGVVFTYDAPWEGSGCGYQSIFKDGDKYRMYYKAWQLNVQQGKLGPNPSNFTCYAESDDGIHWKRPDLGLFAFPKGGSKDNNIVIGLERRDWMKDAQPDPVHPAVFKDENPNCTADAKYKAILRSRGPKGLLVLKSPDGIHWSLMIDKPVITHGAFDSQNLAFWDPTIKKYRAYWRYFTAGTTDKVWKPAGYRDIRTATSEDLLNWSKPQNLTYGDAPPEHLYTNQIKPYYRAPHILIGLPTRYIERGWSKSMEALPDAKHRKMRSSISDRYGMAITEALFMTSRDGVKFKRWQEAFLRPGPERNDTWAYGNQYIAWQMVETKSTTEGAPNELSLYASEGYWTGTSNQLRRYTMRIDGFVSLKAPMKGGEIITKPFTFKGKELLFNFATSAAGSIVVELQTPDGKPIPGFTEKEGIELFGDTLSRSVHWKNGSDVSQLAGKPIRMKIKLKDADLYSLRFK, encoded by the coding sequence ATGAAGCGATTGCTGGCCCTCTGCCTCTCACTTTTGATCATCATCACCTCAAGCATCAGCTTCGCAGCCGAACCTATTAATATTGGCTCGCAACTGGAATTAATGGTGGATGACACCTTAATTGAATCGCGCTCACCAGAGACCCGCTTTGTGTTGCATCATCCCATTCCGCAGGGAGTTGTATTCACCTATGATGCCCCCTGGGAAGGGAGTGGCTGCGGCTATCAGAGTATTTTCAAAGACGGCGACAAATATCGTATGTACTACAAAGCCTGGCAGCTCAACGTGCAGCAGGGAAAACTCGGCCCCAATCCCAGTAACTTCACCTGCTATGCTGAGAGTGATGATGGAATCCACTGGAAACGTCCTGATCTCGGCCTGTTTGCTTTTCCGAAAGGTGGCTCCAAAGACAACAACATCGTGATCGGGCTTGAACGTCGCGACTGGATGAAAGATGCCCAACCCGATCCCGTGCATCCCGCCGTCTTCAAAGACGAAAACCCGAACTGTACTGCTGATGCCAAATACAAGGCCATTCTGCGCTCCCGCGGTCCCAAAGGTCTGCTCGTCCTGAAATCACCAGATGGCATTCACTGGTCGCTCATGATTGATAAACCGGTGATTACCCATGGTGCCTTCGATTCACAAAACCTGGCGTTCTGGGATCCCACCATCAAAAAATACCGCGCCTACTGGCGTTATTTTACAGCCGGCACCACTGATAAAGTCTGGAAGCCGGCCGGCTATCGCGATATCCGTACCGCGACCTCTGAAGACTTACTGAATTGGAGCAAGCCCCAGAACCTGACTTATGGCGATGCACCACCCGAGCATCTCTATACGAATCAAATCAAACCCTACTATCGTGCTCCCCACATTCTGATCGGCTTGCCCACACGTTACATCGAACGTGGCTGGTCAAAATCGATGGAAGCGCTGCCCGATGCGAAACATCGTAAGATGCGTTCTTCCATTTCTGATCGTTATGGCATGGCCATTACCGAAGCCCTTTTCATGACCAGCCGTGACGGCGTGAAATTCAAACGCTGGCAGGAAGCCTTCCTGCGTCCCGGCCCCGAACGCAACGACACCTGGGCCTACGGCAATCAATACATTGCCTGGCAAATGGTCGAAACCAAATCTACCACCGAAGGTGCTCCGAATGAACTTTCTCTCTATGCTTCCGAGGGCTACTGGACCGGAACAAGCAATCAACTGAGACGCTACACGATGCGAATCGACGGCTTTGTCTCTCTAAAAGCACCGATGAAGGGAGGAGAGATCATCACTAAACCCTTCACGTTCAAGGGTAAAGAACTGCTGTTCAACTTCGCCACCTCCGCCGCCGGTTCCATTGTCGTCGAATTACAAACCCCAGACGGCAAACCGATCCCCGGCTTCACAGAAAAAGAGGGCATCGAACTCTTCGGCGACACACTCTCACGCTCCGTTCACTGGAAAAATGGTTCCGACGTCAGCCAACTCGCCGGCAAACCAATCCGCATGAAAATCAAACTCAAAGACGCGGATCTGTATTCGCTGCGGTTTAAATAA
- a CDS encoding TIGR02452 family protein: MSRSARSQLAKTTLEVVEKGRYVNPQGELVAIQAEVEACNAGAEHFDPEQLDQIRRDVSEQPRSFTSTSFRLVNETTLEGARELCSEEDCSKIGVLNFASAKNPGGGFLGGSQAQEESLARSSSLYSSLNLFFEEYYDTHRNLRSAFYSDRMIFSPGCPVFRDDAGAFLEASYQVDFLTSAAPNAGAIQKNEPDKVDAIPQLFKTRMDKVLALFAAKGCDALVLGAWGCGVFRNCPKMVAENFYEFLCEGSPYFGRFKQVRFSVFDRTKEKPIFKAFDQFFAELL, encoded by the coding sequence ATGAGTCGATCAGCAAGATCGCAACTGGCGAAAACAACATTAGAAGTGGTAGAAAAAGGTCGCTATGTGAATCCGCAAGGGGAATTGGTGGCGATTCAAGCGGAGGTGGAAGCATGTAATGCTGGGGCCGAGCATTTTGATCCAGAGCAACTGGATCAGATTAGACGTGACGTGTCTGAACAGCCGCGATCGTTTACGAGTACCAGTTTCCGTCTCGTGAATGAAACAACTTTAGAAGGCGCTCGTGAACTTTGTTCTGAAGAAGATTGCAGCAAAATAGGTGTACTCAATTTTGCGTCAGCTAAAAATCCTGGCGGTGGTTTCCTAGGAGGTAGTCAGGCACAGGAAGAAAGCTTGGCTCGGAGTTCAAGCTTATATAGTTCGTTGAATCTGTTTTTTGAAGAATACTATGATACACATCGGAATCTGCGGAGTGCCTTTTACTCAGATCGGATGATTTTCTCGCCAGGTTGTCCTGTGTTTCGTGATGACGCTGGTGCCTTTCTGGAAGCAAGTTACCAAGTGGACTTCCTGACCAGTGCAGCTCCGAATGCGGGGGCCATTCAGAAAAATGAACCTGATAAAGTTGATGCGATCCCGCAGTTATTCAAAACACGGATGGATAAAGTGCTGGCTTTATTCGCGGCAAAAGGCTGTGATGCGCTGGTTCTGGGGGCTTGGGGGTGTGGCGTTTTTCGAAATTGTCCTAAGATGGTGGCAGAGAATTTTTATGAATTTCTGTGTGAAGGTTCTCCATATTTTGGTCGTTTCAAGCAGGTTCGATTTTCTGTATTCGATCGGACGAAGGAAAAACCGATCTTTAAGGCGTTTGATCAATTCTTTGCAGAACTACTTTAA